The bacterium (Candidatus Blackallbacteria) CG13_big_fil_rev_8_21_14_2_50_49_14 sequence CCTTGGTTTTGCCTTTGGCGACAATCAAGACTGCTTTGTTGGATGTGGGAAAACTTTGAGGTTTTAAAGACTTTTCGATTACTTTTGTTTTTCAGAGATCTTAGCGCTTAAAATAAAGACACAGCAAAGTTAGAGGATTTTATGAAATGAGCAAAATCGGGGCTTTAGGATTCAGTCTGGGCTTGTTTTTGTTTTCATGTCAGCCTTTACCACAGGGAGCTAGATCAACGCCCACTGAATCCATCTCCCCATCAGTGCAACCCAGTGCTGCGCTAATTTTAGAAAGCATTGATGAAAAATCCTGTCATGAAGTAATCGAAATCGATAAAAATAACTACCATTACAAATCATTTGAGCGATCTAAAGTGGGAGAAATTATGCCTTTGATGACTGTTTTTAAGAATTGTAGTTTTAAAGACGAAGATATAGCAACACATACATTTTCATACTTCAATAATAATAAGGGACAAACTTTTATATTTTCAAAAATAACTGAAGAACAGTCAAAACCCGTGAGAACAACAGCCTCGCCCTCTTACTGTGGTTTTTATTTTGTAACGGGTCAAACAGATATCTCTTTGATAGCTGAAACTGAACTCAAAAATGGAGAAAAAATCAAAAGTTTACCATTTACACTCCATTTAGATTCCGATCATGTAAAATACTGCGAAACTCCCGGCAATCCTATGATTAAATACTAGTGTCAGTCACCTATCCGCGGATAAAGGTGACTTTACTCGATTGAATGGACAGACCATTAAACAACATTTCGTTGCTCAAACTGACCTTTTCCCCCAAATTGGCCCCCCCTGAAAAAGGTGGTCGCACACAAACTGTCCGAAAGTAAGAAAGCCTTTTGAGCCCTGATATGAACGGAACACTATCAGTACTCAGATCAATTCCGCAGTGGGTTTCACCTATGCGAAGACAAAAAGTGGTGACGCTTTAGGCAAAATATTAGTGTCCAGAACACAACAGGAAATTCGGGCTCGTTTTAAGCCTGACACATACCGAATATTGATGGGCAGAAGAGACTTCATTGTTTTTGCCAATTCCCTGTTTCTGGGTTCCATTCATGAACAGAATCAGATTTTAACTGTGTGGCTTCAAACAGAGGCCACCAAAAATTTTTGAGCTGTGTGAGTGTCTCTTGAAGTGAAATTTTGGATTTGACTTGAATTGTCTTTTGAAAAGCTTCCCACTGGGATAATTTACTTGAATCCTCATAAAAATCGGGGGTAAACATAATCGGTAAAGCGATCGGCATGGGTGTCCGGCGTCTTTCAAAAGTGAGTTGAATGGCTTCAAGCACACGCCCGGTTCCCCAAGTTTGTTTTGTTATCAGATACCACAGATCGTAAATATCTTTCATTCGGCTGGTTGTAAGCCCTCTGACATAGAGGGCATGGAACTTTTCCGCCAAGATGCTTTCGACAGGATAGGCTTGTATTTCGGGTAAGGGAAAACCGAGCAGAGGTTCAAATAAAACGGGTTGATAAGGTTTCAGTACAGCATCACCAAAACCGATATCTACCTGAAGAGTCAAGCGGGCGTTTTCTAAAAAGGCATTTAAGATGAGTCTTACACCCGGATAGTCTTGTTCTTCTTTAATTGTTTGTGTGCGAATATCTTCGGAGAAACGCAAACCATCTTCTGGAAAATCTAAGAGAGAAGCTTGGCTAAAAATCTTGACCAATCGCTCCACATTGGGATCTCCTTTTCCCAATAAATCGAGATCCCGTGTTTGACGATAAGGACTGTTTGAGAGAATTCCCAGCAATAGTCCCCCTTTAAGCAAGAAGTCTTCATCTGAGATGATACAACCCAGTCTGTATAAAAGCCTTTCAAAGGCATAGCGAAGCATTATTGCTTCAAAGGGTTCGGACTGCTTTTGAGCCAGAAGCAGCAAGCGAGCTTTTACAGATGCAGCTGGATTTTTAGTCCTTTTCATGCCAAGAGTACTTCCAGATAAGGCCGTATAACTTTTTC is a genomic window containing:
- a CDS encoding nucleotidyl transferase AbiEii/AbiGii toxin family protein, with protein sequence MKRTKNPAASVKARLLLLAQKQSEPFEAIMLRYAFERLLYRLGCIISDEDFLLKGGLLLGILSNSPYRQTRDLDLLGKGDPNVERLVKIFSQASLLDFPEDGLRFSEDIRTQTIKEEQDYPGVRLILNAFLENARLTLQVDIGFGDAVLKPYQPVLFEPLLGFPLPEIQAYPVESILAEKFHALYVRGLTTSRMKDIYDLWYLITKQTWGTGRVLEAIQLTFERRRTPMPIALPIMFTPDFYEDSSKLSQWEAFQKTIQVKSKISLQETLTQLKNFWWPLFEATQLKSDSVHEWNPETGNWQKQ